A stretch of the Microcoleus sp. FACHB-672 genome encodes the following:
- a CDS encoding sulfite exporter TauE/SafE family protein, producing MPVVFLALVSFASWFISALAGGGSPLLLIPLVNFLLGSQALAPTLTTGMLLGNSQRIFMFWQHINWTVTFWYLPGAIVGAVAGAYAFTKIHLDWLQLLIGLFLMITVFSFGFGKKERIFTARSWHFLPAGFVYAFVSGIIGSSGPVMNPLYLNYGLVKEEMIATKSANVVVVHIAKMVTYAALGALTPEYLGYGLVIGLAAVPANYLGQYVLSKMSEQQFRQVVLATMAISGALMVWGQRDLMSFW from the coding sequence ATGCCCGTTGTTTTCCTGGCTTTAGTCAGTTTCGCTTCTTGGTTCATCAGCGCCTTGGCTGGTGGTGGCAGTCCTTTATTGCTGATTCCACTGGTGAATTTTCTATTGGGTTCCCAAGCCTTAGCCCCAACCCTCACAACGGGAATGCTGCTGGGAAATTCCCAGCGGATTTTCATGTTTTGGCAGCATATCAACTGGACTGTGACGTTTTGGTATTTACCGGGTGCGATTGTTGGGGCGGTTGCCGGCGCTTATGCTTTTACCAAAATCCATCTGGATTGGCTGCAACTATTAATCGGCCTGTTTTTGATGATTACGGTTTTTAGCTTCGGTTTTGGTAAAAAAGAACGTATTTTTACGGCCAGATCGTGGCATTTCTTACCCGCTGGCTTTGTGTATGCGTTTGTCTCAGGAATTATTGGCAGTAGCGGGCCGGTGATGAATCCGCTTTACCTGAACTATGGCTTGGTCAAAGAAGAGATGATCGCCACAAAATCAGCCAATGTGGTGGTTGTTCATATTGCCAAAATGGTGACTTATGCAGCTTTGGGCGCTTTGACTCCGGAGTATCTCGGATACGGGTTGGTGATCGGTTTAGCAGCAGTCCCGGCAAACTACCTTGGTCAGTACGTTCTCAGCAAGATGAGCGAGCAACAGTTTCGGCAAGTCGTTCTTGCTACAATGGCAATTTCTGGTGCGTTGATGGTGTGGGGTCAGCGAGACTTGATGAGTTTTTGGTAA
- a CDS encoding lysylphosphatidylglycerol synthase domain-containing protein yields MGQQLFRQILKRAQLIKSQLKPYLRWVILGGTLFFLAKTLKDNWQEVAAIQIAGPQLAGLATALGVTLLAHIWSGWVWTWILREFKQPVPVLWGVRVYLKTNIAKYLPGNVWHFYGRILAVSGIGISPDVAALSVLIEPVLMAAAALAIALTGSFFTNRGGLWQYAWITLPFVLIVIHPRVLNPVMQLLRRVKQKALGSQSQSDGDEFKIERYPFWLLMGEMGFLGLRGAGFLLTVLAIAPAEVQNLALVRLPMLLGAFSLAWLLGLVVPGAPGGIGVFEATVTVLLKGQFSAGLILSAVAFYRLVSVLAEVAGAFLAWVDLAQACRWVNRYAHQKYLSNWHKSKK; encoded by the coding sequence ATGGGGCAACAACTTTTTCGTCAAATTCTCAAGCGAGCGCAGTTAATTAAATCGCAACTGAAGCCCTATTTGCGCTGGGTGATTTTGGGCGGAACCCTGTTTTTCTTGGCGAAAACGCTCAAGGACAACTGGCAGGAAGTCGCCGCCATTCAGATTGCCGGCCCACAATTGGCCGGTTTGGCAACTGCATTAGGCGTCACCCTCCTCGCTCACATTTGGTCTGGATGGGTTTGGACTTGGATTCTGCGGGAGTTCAAGCAGCCGGTGCCGGTATTATGGGGTGTTCGAGTTTACCTGAAAACGAATATCGCTAAGTATCTACCCGGAAATGTTTGGCACTTTTACGGTCGCATTTTAGCCGTCAGCGGCATCGGAATCTCCCCAGATGTGGCAGCCTTAAGCGTACTAATCGAGCCGGTGTTAATGGCTGCTGCCGCCTTAGCGATCGCCTTAACCGGCAGTTTCTTCACAAATCGCGGCGGACTGTGGCAATATGCCTGGATTACCTTGCCGTTTGTACTGATAGTGATTCATCCCCGGGTTTTAAATCCCGTGATGCAATTGCTGAGACGCGTGAAGCAAAAAGCGCTGGGTAGCCAGTCACAGTCAGATGGGGATGAATTTAAAATTGAGCGATACCCTTTCTGGCTACTGATGGGAGAGATGGGATTTCTCGGACTGCGTGGCGCGGGATTCTTATTAACCGTCCTCGCCATCGCGCCGGCAGAAGTCCAAAACTTGGCACTTGTGCGTCTGCCAATGCTATTAGGCGCTTTTAGTTTGGCGTGGCTCTTGGGACTGGTTGTGCCTGGAGCACCGGGGGGAATCGGAGTGTTTGAAGCGACTGTGACGGTGCTTTTAAAAGGTCAATTTTCTGCCGGCCTAATTTTAAGTGCTGTTGCGTTTTACCGGCTGGTCAGTGTTTTAGCAGAAGTTGCCGGTGCTTTTCTGGCTTGGGTGGATCTCGCTCAAGCCTGCCGGTGGGTTAATCGTTATGCACACCAAAAGTATCTATCAAATTGGCACAAATCGAAAAAATAA
- a CDS encoding response regulator, with translation MAAKRILVIDDEEDIREVAQLSLEMVGGWEVLTAGSGSEGIAKAEAELPDAILLDVMMPDMDGPATFAKMQLIKATQQIPVILLTAKVQATDQRRFAELGVAGVIAKPFDPMNLANQVAQVLDWSF, from the coding sequence GTGGCAGCCAAGCGCATCTTGGTCATTGATGATGAGGAAGATATTCGCGAAGTCGCTCAACTCAGCTTGGAGATGGTTGGCGGGTGGGAAGTTCTTACAGCCGGTTCGGGCAGTGAGGGAATTGCTAAGGCTGAAGCTGAACTGCCTGATGCCATCCTTCTCGATGTCATGATGCCTGATATGGATGGCCCTGCTACCTTTGCTAAAATGCAGCTGATCAAGGCAACCCAGCAAATTCCCGTGATTCTGTTAACCGCTAAGGTACAGGCAACCGATCAGCGGCGATTTGCTGAATTAGGCGTTGCGGGGGTCATTGCCAAGCCTTTCGATCCGATGAACCTCGCTAATCAAGTTGCTCAAGTATTGGACTGGAGTTTTTAA
- a CDS encoding GAF domain-containing protein: MQYTAEYLESQGETAQSMQPTRSLQVMARLAISQLHQLVPCRQASLVKFDREAGSATILATYTIGEPPREKATRLPLEVLALAPEIWQGEVHLTGNLLNLSNPSRALQALQAEGVCCYLSVPIVGHPEDFRPAKAPILGCINIGADTPDAFTPEHIHWACDVASMVAAAIGQAVLYQQAQHQVNELEQHLAERTAVETELISSVQAADEQLQQKAKEQQQLEAVVRRQAQKERLSVTISQQIRHSSSLQETLNMAASEVREAMQADRVLIYRFAEAWSGSIVVESLASGWISMLGFSLREPCLSSDPYLSRYQRGRFQAIEDTSTVNLEPAHLELLEFFGIKSQLIVPLLVGEELRINPAQKTLDSQPSNSPSKLWGLLIAHQCESSRQWQPFEIDLVTSVTTQLETAIQQSRLCEKVRQLNADLVRQVEDCNEQLQQVLEFEAMLQRITDKACNSLDETQILQTAVQELAEVLGIEECSSAVYSADRTTVTLCHEHSTSSPPSPRSRPMADFPEVYCQLLQGKEFQFCQAGSNNLQGKAAILACPISHGDEILGDLWLFKQSEDNFNDLEIRLVQLVTHHCAIALRQARLYKSAQNQVTELAKLNELKDDFLSTVSHELRTPLSNMKMAIQMLAISLNQETGFFAELTKPEAERSKLARYFQIVRNECEREIHLINDLLELQQLDAGSQTWAPAIIQLQRLIPQIVEPFEDQTRNCQQVLQLEMAPDLPDLFGDPSILKRVLAELLTNACKYTPAGEQITVDVVTVGDRVQFSVTNSGAEIPSEELNNIFKKFYRIPKADRWQQGGTGLGLAVVNKLTERLGGTIQVKSEAGQTCFTVDLPINGPSQTS, encoded by the coding sequence ATGCAGTACACTGCAGAATATTTAGAAAGTCAGGGAGAAACCGCTCAATCGATGCAGCCGACGCGTTCCCTACAAGTTATGGCGCGTTTAGCGATTAGCCAGTTGCATCAACTCGTACCCTGCCGGCAAGCCAGCCTAGTCAAGTTCGATAGAGAAGCCGGTTCCGCAACCATCCTCGCTACCTACACCATCGGCGAACCCCCCAGAGAAAAAGCAACCCGCCTACCCCTCGAAGTCTTGGCGCTTGCCCCAGAAATTTGGCAAGGTGAAGTTCACCTAACAGGAAACCTCCTCAACCTCTCCAATCCTTCAAGAGCGCTTCAAGCCTTGCAAGCAGAGGGCGTGTGCTGCTATCTCAGCGTACCAATCGTCGGGCATCCAGAAGACTTTCGCCCCGCTAAAGCCCCCATCCTGGGTTGCATCAACATCGGGGCAGACACTCCAGACGCCTTTACCCCCGAACACATTCACTGGGCGTGTGACGTAGCTAGTATGGTGGCAGCTGCCATTGGGCAAGCCGTCTTATACCAACAGGCGCAGCATCAAGTCAATGAGCTAGAACAGCATCTCGCTGAACGTACGGCGGTAGAAACCGAGTTGATCTCATCTGTGCAGGCGGCTGATGAACAGCTGCAACAAAAAGCCAAGGAACAGCAGCAGTTAGAAGCAGTGGTGCGCCGGCAAGCCCAAAAAGAACGGCTGAGTGTGACAATATCCCAGCAGATCCGGCACTCTTCCAGCCTTCAAGAAACGCTCAACATGGCTGCCTCAGAAGTCAGAGAGGCGATGCAAGCTGATCGGGTGCTAATCTATCGATTTGCGGAAGCCTGGAGCGGTTCAATTGTTGTAGAATCTTTAGCGTCGGGCTGGATATCTATGCTGGGATTTTCGCTCCGCGAACCCTGCCTTTCTAGCGACCCGTATCTGAGCCGGTATCAGCGCGGTCGCTTTCAAGCGATTGAGGATACCAGCACTGTCAATTTGGAGCCGGCTCATCTTGAGCTTCTAGAATTTTTCGGGATTAAATCTCAGTTAATTGTCCCCTTGCTTGTGGGTGAAGAATTGAGAATCAACCCCGCACAAAAAACTCTAGATTCTCAACCGTCAAATTCCCCTTCAAAATTGTGGGGATTGCTGATTGCCCATCAGTGCGAAAGTAGCCGGCAGTGGCAACCATTTGAAATTGATTTAGTGACCTCAGTTACGACACAATTAGAAACTGCAATCCAGCAATCGCGACTGTGTGAGAAGGTGCGGCAGCTCAATGCAGATTTAGTCCGTCAAGTTGAAGACTGCAACGAACAGCTGCAACAAGTTCTGGAGTTTGAAGCAATGCTGCAACGCATAACCGATAAAGCCTGCAACAGTCTTGATGAAACTCAGATTTTGCAAACAGCAGTTCAAGAACTGGCTGAGGTGCTAGGCATTGAAGAGTGTAGCAGTGCAGTGTACAGTGCCGACAGAACAACGGTTACGCTTTGTCATGAACACTCAACTTCGTCGCCGCCTTCGCCACGCAGCCGACCAATGGCAGACTTTCCCGAAGTATACTGCCAACTGCTTCAAGGCAAGGAATTTCAGTTTTGTCAGGCCGGCAGCAACAACCTTCAAGGGAAAGCAGCCATCTTAGCTTGCCCGATTTCTCATGGGGACGAAATCCTCGGCGATTTGTGGTTATTTAAACAGTCAGAGGATAATTTTAACGATCTAGAAATTCGCTTAGTGCAGCTCGTGACGCATCATTGCGCGATTGCACTTCGACAAGCTCGACTTTATAAATCCGCGCAAAATCAAGTAACAGAACTTGCGAAACTTAATGAGCTGAAAGATGACTTTTTGAGTACAGTGTCTCACGAATTGCGGACGCCTTTGTCGAATATGAAAATGGCGATTCAAATGCTCGCGATCTCGCTGAATCAGGAAACAGGCTTTTTTGCAGAATTGACCAAGCCGGAAGCAGAACGCAGCAAACTCGCCCGCTACTTCCAAATTGTCCGAAATGAATGTGAGAGAGAAATTCACTTGATCAATGACTTGCTGGAGTTACAGCAACTTGATGCCGGTTCTCAAACTTGGGCACCGGCAATCATCCAACTGCAACGGCTGATCCCGCAAATCGTCGAGCCTTTTGAAGATCAAACTCGTAACTGTCAGCAAGTTTTGCAACTGGAGATGGCACCCGATCTGCCAGATTTATTCGGCGATCCATCGATTCTGAAGCGAGTTTTAGCAGAGTTGCTGACCAATGCCTGCAAGTACACGCCGGCAGGTGAGCAAATTACTGTAGACGTTGTTACAGTGGGCGACCGAGTGCAGTTCAGCGTCACCAATTCCGGTGCTGAAATTCCGTCAGAAGAATTAAACAACATTTTTAAGAAGTTTTACCGCATTCCCAAAGCCGATCGGTGGCAGCAAGGCGGGACTGGGTTAGGACTTGCAGTGGTGAACAAACTGACCGAACGCTTGGGAGGTACAATCCAAGTCAAGAGTGAAGCCGGTCAAACTTGCTTTACTGTGGATTTACCCATTAATGGACCCAGCCAAACAAGCTAA
- a CDS encoding DUF6464 family protein, with protein MEPDSLPTEVILTQPSQSLGSVLLDWSPQPGHYLDLEGQTYAVLERRHRYQLKSGKYRLQKIALYVQSAERPSETSLVNGHRVLGDATCQFNAHSEIIRCAVNPSGPCEGCRFYEKSL; from the coding sequence ATGGAGCCAGATTCTCTACCAACAGAGGTCATTCTGACCCAACCCTCTCAATCCTTGGGCAGCGTTCTACTTGACTGGAGTCCTCAACCAGGTCATTACCTCGATCTAGAAGGTCAAACTTATGCAGTATTAGAACGCCGGCACCGCTATCAACTGAAATCGGGTAAGTATCGCTTACAAAAAATTGCTCTTTATGTCCAATCCGCAGAACGACCCAGCGAAACAAGTCTTGTCAATGGACACAGGGTACTTGGAGACGCTACCTGTCAATTTAATGCTCATTCAGAAATCATTCGCTGTGCCGTAAATCCATCTGGGCCATGCGAGGGTTGCCGATTTTATGAAAAATCTTTATAG
- the uvsE gene encoding UV DNA damage repair endonuclease UvsE, producing MSKIPSLFENKVPPKLGLVCITTSDHVRFRTVTRKRLLQLTDDEQATVLRELYGNNLQRLNGAWDFCTTHKIHLYRLSSALFPFADTPLGAAVLDEFTEELLSTGKRAIAAGIRLVIHPDQFVVLSSEKPDVVENSIKILETHARIMDKLGLPHSPWAIMEIHGGKSKRSEALVSVIKALPQNIRTRLALENDEYAYGASEILEICHAAGVPMVFDAHHHVIHEGLNTYEDPSVAQMLAAARTTWPNPEWQLVHISNGCESFLDRHHSDFITVMPSCYSAAPWIEVEAKLKEQAIDKLRTEWLPNLYSMPVFA from the coding sequence ATGAGCAAGATACCCAGTTTATTCGAGAATAAGGTGCCGCCCAAGCTGGGGTTGGTATGCATCACAACCTCTGATCACGTGCGTTTCCGCACCGTCACACGCAAGCGACTCTTGCAACTCACTGATGATGAGCAAGCCACAGTTTTGCGCGAGTTGTATGGCAACAACCTACAGCGGTTAAATGGCGCATGGGATTTTTGTACGACCCATAAAATCCACCTTTACCGGCTCAGTTCTGCGCTTTTTCCCTTTGCTGATACCCCGCTGGGCGCAGCCGTGCTTGATGAGTTTACAGAGGAATTACTGAGTACCGGCAAACGCGCTATCGCTGCCGGCATCCGACTTGTCATACATCCCGATCAATTTGTTGTCCTCAGTTCAGAAAAGCCGGATGTTGTCGAGAACAGCATCAAAATTCTGGAAACGCACGCCCGAATTATGGATAAACTCGGGTTGCCCCACTCGCCTTGGGCGATCATGGAAATCCACGGCGGCAAATCGAAAAGATCCGAAGCGTTAGTCAGTGTGATCAAAGCGTTGCCCCAAAACATTCGCACTCGCCTCGCACTGGAAAATGATGAATACGCTTACGGGGCTTCCGAAATTTTAGAGATTTGCCACGCTGCCGGTGTGCCAATGGTCTTTGACGCCCACCATCATGTCATTCACGAAGGTTTAAATACTTACGAAGACCCCAGCGTTGCCCAAATGCTGGCAGCCGCCCGCACCACTTGGCCGAATCCTGAATGGCAACTGGTGCATATCTCCAACGGTTGTGAGTCTTTCTTAGACCGGCACCACAGCGATTTTATTACCGTAATGCCTAGTTGCTACTCTGCCGCTCCCTGGATTGAGGTGGAAGCGAAACTTAAAGAACAGGCTATCGATAAGCTGCGAACCGAGTGGCTACCAAATTTGTATTCAATGCCGGTTTTCGCTTAG
- the fmt gene encoding methionyl-tRNA formyltransferase, with amino-acid sequence MKVIFFGTPQFAVPTLEQLLAHPEFEVLAVVSQPDKRRGRGNELTPSPVKAVATAHNLPVWQPARVKKDAETLSQLKSAEADVFVVVAYGQILSQEILDMPALGCINVHGSILPQYRGAAPVQWCIYNGEPQTGITTMLMDAGMDTGAMLLKASTPVGLLDNAHQLAQTLADAGAKLLVETLLKLERQEIQPIPQDFSLATYAPLIKKENYWLDWSRPAFNLHNQVRGFFPNCAAVFRGGQLKIVATAPLGPEYWTQLPPELKELEADLPAQSGRTGEVVSIAKGLGPIVQTGNGLLLLREVQLAGKRAQSGTDFANGTRLAVGEVLENGGTGEG; translated from the coding sequence ATGAAAGTTATCTTCTTTGGCACCCCCCAGTTTGCAGTCCCCACCCTGGAACAATTGCTGGCTCATCCAGAATTTGAAGTCTTGGCTGTGGTTTCTCAACCGGATAAACGTCGAGGACGTGGGAACGAGTTAACGCCCTCGCCGGTAAAGGCGGTTGCCACTGCTCACAACCTGCCGGTGTGGCAGCCGGCACGCGTGAAAAAAGATGCGGAAACGCTCAGTCAGTTAAAATCGGCAGAGGCAGACGTTTTTGTAGTAGTGGCGTATGGCCAGATTCTGTCTCAGGAGATTCTGGATATGCCGGCATTGGGTTGCATCAATGTGCATGGCTCGATTTTGCCTCAATACCGGGGTGCAGCGCCGGTGCAATGGTGTATTTACAACGGTGAACCCCAAACCGGCATTACGACGATGCTGATGGATGCCGGCATGGATACGGGAGCAATGCTGCTAAAAGCTTCTACTCCAGTAGGGTTACTTGATAACGCTCACCAGCTGGCGCAAACACTTGCAGATGCCGGCGCTAAGTTATTGGTGGAAACCCTGTTAAAGCTGGAACGCCAGGAAATTCAACCGATTCCCCAAGATTTTTCGCTTGCAACTTATGCGCCGCTCATTAAAAAAGAAAATTACTGGCTCGATTGGTCACGCCCTGCTTTTAATTTGCATAATCAGGTTAGAGGTTTTTTTCCAAACTGTGCGGCTGTCTTTCGGGGCGGGCAGCTAAAAATCGTTGCAACAGCACCCCTCGGCCCGGAATACTGGACTCAACTACCTCCAGAGTTGAAAGAGCTGGAAGCGGATCTGCCGGCTCAGTCTGGGCGTACGGGAGAAGTCGTGAGTATCGCTAAAGGGCTAGGGCCAATTGTTCAAACCGGCAATGGTTTGTTGCTGTTGCGGGAAGTTCAGCTTGCCGGTAAACGCGCCCAGTCAGGAACCGACTTTGCCAATGGTACTCGTCTGGCTGTGGGAGAGGTTCTGGAAAATGGCGGAACTGGGGAAGGCTGA
- a CDS encoding NIL domain-containing protein, with protein sequence MKKRVTLTFPKRSIQMPVTYRLAKDFNVAANIIRAQVAPNQIGTLVVELLGDIDELDAAIEWMRSQDITVSLASREILIDEDVCVHCGLCTGVCPTEALTLEPQTFKLTFTRSRCIVCEQCIPTCPVEAISTNL encoded by the coding sequence GTGAAAAAACGGGTCACGCTCACCTTTCCGAAACGCTCAATCCAAATGCCAGTCACCTACCGGCTGGCTAAAGATTTCAATGTAGCGGCAAATATCATCCGCGCTCAGGTTGCTCCCAACCAAATTGGCACCCTTGTTGTGGAACTCTTAGGCGATATTGATGAACTCGATGCCGCCATTGAGTGGATGCGCTCACAGGATATCACGGTTTCTCTCGCCAGCCGTGAGATATTAATTGATGAAGATGTTTGTGTTCACTGTGGCTTGTGCACTGGCGTCTGTCCCACAGAAGCCCTAACTCTAGAACCCCAGACTTTTAAACTGACATTCACACGTTCGCGTTGTATCGTCTGCGAGCAGTGCATTCCCACCTGTCCCGTTGAAGCAATTTCTACCAATTTATAA
- a CDS encoding thioredoxin family protein, which produces MSANLPDPKAVSEQKSESSAVKAVDAGAATRIKNFLIAMVAIVLTVALFFGLRTETTATDLTELAEGSTPLEVALGNGQPTLMEFYANWCTSCMAMAPTIKELETQYAGNVNFVMLNVDNTKWLPEILKYRVDGIPHFVFMGKDGETIASTIGELPRSVLEANLEALVAGTALPYAKASGQVSAFEAPRMPAKGNADDPRSHGAQVTN; this is translated from the coding sequence ATGTCTGCGAATTTACCCGATCCAAAAGCTGTGTCTGAGCAGAAGTCTGAATCATCGGCTGTCAAAGCGGTTGATGCCGGCGCTGCAACTCGCATCAAAAATTTTCTGATTGCAATGGTGGCAATTGTGCTGACTGTCGCCCTTTTCTTTGGATTGCGGACTGAAACGACTGCAACTGACTTAACTGAGCTAGCAGAGGGTTCTACACCCTTGGAAGTGGCGCTTGGGAATGGGCAACCAACACTGATGGAATTTTATGCGAATTGGTGTACTAGCTGTATGGCGATGGCACCGACGATTAAGGAATTGGAAACGCAATATGCCGGCAACGTTAATTTTGTGATGCTGAATGTCGATAATACCAAGTGGTTGCCAGAGATTTTGAAGTATCGCGTGGATGGCATTCCCCATTTTGTGTTTATGGGCAAAGATGGAGAGACGATTGCCAGTACCATCGGTGAATTGCCGCGTTCGGTTTTAGAGGCGAATTTAGAGGCTTTAGTGGCCGGCACTGCTCTGCCATACGCCAAGGCTTCCGGTCAAGTATCTGCTTTTGAAGCGCCAAGGATGCCGGCAAAGGGAAATGCCGATGATCCTCGTAGTCACGGCGCTCAGGTAACGAATTAA
- a CDS encoding Uma2 family endonuclease has translation MAEILTTELAPSPDISHLITEDNTPVDNFGSEKQQRLLTRVLYSSWTGADDSQKFLVAANVGVFPAIAQPPIVPDVFLSLDVGVAENWWEKKNRSYFVWEFGKPPEVVIEIISNREGNELGSKLRDYERMRVSYYVVFDPIQQLGGPILQIYQLQGTRYLPMTDTWLEQVGLGLTLWRGVFEDKQDVWLRWCDRNGNLIPTGTERADRADSQLRETESLLQQERRRAELLTERLRALGIDPEQLNG, from the coding sequence ATGGCGGAAATTCTCACGACTGAGTTGGCTCCATCCCCAGATATCAGTCACCTTATCACTGAAGATAATACCCCTGTAGATAATTTTGGTTCGGAAAAACAACAGCGTTTACTAACTAGAGTTCTTTACAGTTCTTGGACTGGTGCTGATGACTCGCAGAAGTTTCTGGTTGCAGCGAATGTCGGTGTTTTCCCAGCCATCGCTCAACCGCCAATTGTGCCGGATGTTTTTCTCAGCTTGGATGTGGGAGTTGCTGAGAATTGGTGGGAGAAGAAAAACCGCTCTTATTTCGTTTGGGAGTTTGGTAAACCCCCAGAAGTTGTGATTGAAATTATTTCTAATCGAGAGGGAAATGAGTTAGGGAGTAAGCTGAGAGATTATGAACGGATGCGGGTCAGTTATTATGTTGTTTTCGATCCGATCCAGCAATTAGGAGGGCCGATTTTACAAATTTACCAGCTACAGGGAACGCGCTACCTTCCGATGACAGATACCTGGCTGGAACAAGTAGGACTAGGTTTGACGCTGTGGCGTGGCGTGTTTGAAGATAAACAAGATGTTTGGTTGCGTTGGTGCGACAGAAATGGGAATCTTATCCCCACCGGCACGGAACGAGCAGATCGAGCGGACTCTCAACTACGGGAAACAGAATCGCTATTACAGCAGGAACGCCGGCGAGCAGAACTCTTAACAGAACGGCTGCGAGCATTAGGCATCGATCCTGAACAGTTAAATGGGTGA
- the murG gene encoding undecaprenyldiphospho-muramoylpentapeptide beta-N-acetylglucosaminyltransferase gives MVSKPVRLLIAASGTGGHLFPATALAEQLSDYEIEWLGVPNRLETQLVPEQYPLHTIAVEGFQQRGLGSLRVLSKLVGSVREVRRLLVERNFQGVFTTGGYIAAPAIIAARSLGLPVILHESNALPGKVTRWFSPWCTAVAIGFEFAAQYLPKAKTVYVGTPVRLQFLSPQPLDLPIPEGVPVIVVAGGSQGAVALNKLVRQCAKAWFEAGAWIVHQTGENDPEAGILQHPQYVSMPFYNNMAGLFQRANLAISRAGAGTLTELAVTQTPSILVPYPFAAEDHQAYNAAVFAGAGAAVVCRQGDLTLEELEGKVLDLLNSPARLQKMTESAGSLAIPDSSERLGKLVRRLLEA, from the coding sequence TTGGTGAGTAAACCTGTACGACTGTTAATCGCTGCTAGTGGAACCGGAGGGCATTTATTTCCAGCAACGGCACTGGCAGAGCAATTGAGCGATTATGAGATTGAATGGCTGGGGGTTCCCAACCGGCTGGAAACGCAGCTGGTTCCTGAGCAGTATCCACTACATACAATTGCAGTAGAAGGATTTCAGCAGAGAGGACTCGGCAGTTTGCGCGTTTTAAGCAAACTGGTGGGTTCTGTTCGTGAAGTCAGGCGTTTGCTAGTAGAACGGAATTTTCAAGGTGTCTTTACCACCGGCGGCTATATTGCAGCACCGGCAATTATTGCGGCGCGTTCCCTAGGGTTGCCGGTGATTTTGCACGAATCGAATGCTTTGCCAGGAAAGGTGACACGCTGGTTTAGTCCCTGGTGCACTGCGGTGGCGATCGGGTTTGAGTTTGCCGCCCAATATTTACCAAAGGCGAAGACGGTTTATGTGGGGACGCCGGTGAGATTGCAGTTTCTTTCCCCGCAGCCCTTAGATTTACCCATTCCAGAGGGGGTGCCGGTGATTGTCGTTGCCGGCGGTTCTCAGGGGGCTGTAGCCCTGAATAAATTGGTACGCCAGTGCGCGAAGGCATGGTTTGAGGCAGGGGCTTGGATTGTCCACCAGACGGGGGAAAACGATCCAGAGGCAGGAATTTTGCAGCATCCGCAATATGTCTCAATGCCGTTTTATAACAACATGGCTGGATTATTTCAGCGCGCTAATTTAGCGATCTCTCGTGCCGGTGCCGGCACCCTGACTGAGTTGGCGGTGACACAGACGCCTTCTATTTTGGTTCCCTATCCCTTCGCAGCGGAAGATCATCAAGCTTATAATGCCGCAGTGTTTGCCGGTGCCGGTGCGGCTGTGGTATGCCGGCAAGGGGATTTAACGTTAGAGGAGTTGGAAGGTAAGGTGTTGGATTTATTAAATTCACCGGCACGCTTGCAAAAAATGACTGAAAGTGCCGGTTCTCTGGCAATTCCAGATAGTAGCGAACGTTTAGGAAAATTAGTGCGCCGGTTGCTGGAGGCTTAA